One window of Microbacterium sp. Root61 genomic DNA carries:
- a CDS encoding alpha-mannosidase yields the protein MHDDISDIRLRLDRMLGSRIRPAVSGATVTLRVSAWATEDPHVPFAEASTQSFVPMATGDAWGTPWSTTWFRFEGEVPEGFGPAELTIDIGFGPGPGFTTEGLVFDAAGTILKALNPLNTHVPLAPVLGDDRTVVVYLEAAANPTILDGFAPTDFGDLETAPVVPQYRFRSAVVAERRQDVVDLATDLEVLSTLADELPAASARRFEIYRGIDRALDVIDYDDIPGSTTRARMVLAPLLGRPAVPSEHRISAIGHAHIDSAWLWPLRETARKVARTVSNVLALAEQEPELVFAFSSAQQHAWLKEHYPALWERLKAAVARGQVVPVGGMWVESDTVMPSGESMARQFLQGKRFFLEEYGIETRDAWLPDSFGYSAALPQIIAKAGNEFFLSQKPSWNRTNHFPHHSFLWEGIDGTRVFAHLPPVDTYVSELSQKELHHAARNYAEKGAGTRSLVPFGWGDGGGGPTREMLARARRIGDLEGSPTVRIEPPLAFFEAARDELIDPAVWFGEIYMEGHRGTLTSQHAMKAGNRRAEALLREAEAWSTTAAVALGREYPYEPLRRLWREALLLQFHDILPGSSIRWVHREAAASYQRLHTELDQLVHAAQAALAGEGSTRIVFNGAASPVDGVEPFGAGPVPDAAAMAEPIALPDGGFLLENAVVAVRLDARGQIVSLVDRTRSRELVPPGRVLNELVIHTDVPALWDAWDIDEPYRRSVRVPEAECASEADTEGVTITRRFGASTIRQRVSLPADSPRVDVALDIDWHEDEKFLRAYFPLLLSATESSAETQFGVVRRPIHENTTWSWAQFEIAAHRFLHLDESGFGVALVNDAIYGHSVDRESSTLGTVTNVGLSLLRAPKNPDPTTDRGTHHFAYGLVVDCSLERAVHEGYLSSSPQTVATGARGIRPLVTVSAPNVVVSALKLAEDGSGDVIVRLYESIGRRSWTDVTPTFSCTAMLPADLLERPIGRALLAEDGGLRVELAPFEVLTLRMTGVEDGYIAAAT from the coding sequence ATGCACGACGACATCAGCGACATCAGACTGCGCCTCGATCGCATGCTCGGCTCGCGCATCCGACCCGCGGTCTCGGGAGCGACTGTGACCTTGCGCGTGTCTGCGTGGGCGACCGAGGATCCGCACGTGCCGTTCGCCGAGGCATCCACCCAGTCCTTCGTTCCCATGGCGACGGGCGACGCATGGGGCACGCCCTGGAGCACGACGTGGTTCCGGTTCGAGGGCGAGGTTCCCGAAGGATTCGGGCCCGCAGAGCTGACGATCGACATCGGGTTCGGCCCCGGCCCTGGGTTCACCACCGAGGGGCTCGTCTTCGACGCGGCCGGCACGATCCTCAAAGCGCTCAATCCTCTGAACACCCACGTCCCGTTGGCGCCGGTGCTGGGCGATGACCGCACTGTCGTCGTCTACCTCGAGGCGGCGGCCAATCCGACGATCCTGGACGGCTTCGCGCCGACCGACTTCGGCGACCTCGAGACAGCACCGGTGGTGCCGCAGTATCGGTTCCGCAGCGCGGTCGTCGCCGAGCGCCGGCAGGACGTGGTCGACCTCGCGACCGACCTCGAGGTGCTCAGCACCCTGGCCGACGAGCTCCCGGCCGCATCCGCGCGGCGTTTCGAGATCTACCGCGGCATCGACCGGGCGCTGGACGTCATCGACTACGACGACATCCCCGGTTCGACGACGCGCGCCCGCATGGTCCTGGCGCCGCTGCTGGGGCGCCCCGCAGTGCCCTCGGAGCATCGCATCTCGGCCATCGGACACGCGCACATCGATTCCGCGTGGCTCTGGCCGCTGCGCGAGACGGCCCGCAAGGTCGCCCGCACCGTCTCGAACGTGCTCGCCCTGGCCGAGCAGGAGCCAGAGCTGGTCTTCGCGTTTTCCTCCGCGCAGCAGCACGCCTGGCTCAAGGAGCACTACCCCGCACTGTGGGAGCGCCTCAAGGCCGCTGTCGCACGCGGTCAGGTCGTCCCGGTCGGCGGCATGTGGGTCGAATCCGACACGGTCATGCCGTCCGGCGAGTCGATGGCGCGCCAGTTCCTGCAGGGCAAGCGCTTCTTCCTCGAGGAGTACGGCATCGAGACGAGGGATGCCTGGCTGCCCGACTCGTTCGGATACTCCGCCGCGCTGCCGCAGATCATCGCCAAGGCGGGCAACGAGTTCTTCCTGTCGCAGAAGCCGAGCTGGAACCGTACGAACCACTTCCCGCACCACAGCTTCCTGTGGGAAGGCATCGACGGCACCCGCGTGTTCGCGCACCTCCCGCCCGTCGACACCTACGTCTCGGAGCTCTCGCAGAAGGAGCTTCACCACGCCGCCCGCAACTATGCCGAGAAGGGTGCGGGGACGCGGTCGCTGGTGCCCTTCGGCTGGGGCGACGGCGGCGGCGGCCCGACGCGGGAGATGCTCGCGCGGGCCCGCCGCATCGGGGATCTCGAGGGCTCGCCGACCGTCCGGATCGAACCCCCGCTGGCGTTCTTCGAGGCGGCGCGCGACGAGCTGATCGACCCCGCCGTCTGGTTCGGCGAGATCTACATGGAAGGCCACCGCGGCACGCTCACATCGCAGCACGCCATGAAAGCGGGCAATCGGCGCGCCGAGGCGCTCCTGCGCGAAGCGGAGGCGTGGAGCACCACGGCCGCGGTCGCGCTCGGTCGGGAGTACCCGTACGAGCCGCTGCGGCGGCTGTGGCGTGAGGCGCTGCTGCTGCAGTTCCACGACATCCTCCCCGGCAGCTCGATCCGCTGGGTGCACCGCGAAGCGGCCGCGAGCTACCAGCGCCTGCACACCGAGCTGGATCAGCTCGTGCACGCGGCGCAGGCCGCGCTGGCGGGGGAGGGCAGCACGCGCATCGTCTTCAACGGCGCCGCGAGTCCGGTCGACGGCGTGGAGCCGTTCGGCGCGGGACCGGTGCCGGATGCGGCGGCGATGGCCGAGCCGATCGCGCTGCCCGACGGCGGATTCCTGCTCGAGAACGCGGTGGTCGCGGTGCGGCTCGATGCGCGCGGACAGATCGTGTCGCTCGTCGACAGGACGCGTTCCCGAGAGCTCGTCCCGCCCGGACGGGTGCTCAACGAACTCGTGATCCACACCGATGTTCCGGCGCTGTGGGATGCCTGGGACATCGATGAGCCGTACCGTCGGTCCGTGCGCGTTCCGGAGGCTGAGTGCGCGTCCGAGGCGGATACCGAGGGAGTGACGATCACGCGCCGATTCGGCGCATCCACCATCCGCCAGCGCGTCAGCCTGCCGGCCGACAGCCCGCGCGTGGACGTCGCACTGGACATCGACTGGCACGAGGACGAGAAGTTCCTGCGGGCGTACTTCCCGCTGCTGCTGAGCGCCACCGAGAGCTCTGCCGAGACACAGTTCGGGGTGGTGCGCCGACCGATCCACGAGAACACCACATGGTCGTGGGCGCAGTTCGAGATCGCCGCCCATCGCTTCCTGCACTTGGATGAGAGCGGCTTCGGCGTCGCGCTGGTCAATGACGCGATCTACGGGCACAGCGTCGACCGGGAGAGCTCCACGCTGGGAACGGTCACCAACGTCGGCCTGTCGCTGCTGCGGGCCCCGAAGAACCCCGATCCGACGACGGACCGCGGAACGCACCACTTCGCCTACGGACTTGTCGTGGACTGCTCGCTGGAGCGCGCCGTGCACGAGGGGTACCTGTCGAGCAGCCCGCAGACCGTCGCGACCGGTGCCCGCGGCATCCGTCCGCTGGTGACCGTATCCGCGCCGAACGTGGTGGTCTCCGCACTCAAGCTTGCCGAGGACGGATCGGGCGACGTGATCGTGCGGCTCTACGAGTCGATCGGGCGACGCTCCTGGACCGACGTGACGCCGACGTTCTCGTGCACCGCGATGCTGCCGGCCGACCTGCTCGAACGGCCGATCGGCCGGGCGCTGCTCGCCGAAGACGGCGGGCTCCGTGTCGAGCTCGCGCCGTTCGAGGTGCTCACCCTTCGGATGACGGGGGTCGAGGACGGCTACATCGCCGCCGCGACGTAG
- a CDS encoding DUF262 domain-containing protein: MASATNVDATAVNTMAWLSDAATTIVVPVYQRQYRWDIGGCEQLLADIRAVADADDAHTHFIGSILSTMSTAGEAGELVLIDGQQRITTLMLLIAALHHTAKVDDPALAVQLERVLVRGGDADGTKLRPHRAWAQVFESVVLDRRAPEDQLRDSRFDDNYAFFRSQVRPDEVSRIWRGLRKLEHVAITLGGDANAQQIFESLNSTGEPLRDHELIHNYVLMGLSHAEQSEIEDSFWVPIEENTGESIGSFWRHYLVMTTGREVAVAGEHGVYGAFRQQFPRLDLDTLRSHAAEWRAYSEVYRVLLEPSLAEDAAVGRQLSYVNTFGRGTYPLVMRAYRDFASGAADRDAVISTLEHIQSLLLRRTVVGLSNDRLVARLCRARSESEDALVHAIARITPSDERVRVALKYGDLPHAAYVLGRVAGVDSLSGLDVEHVFPLAPADSWTGDGTREWADYSDDEQNSHRALAQTIGNLALLEENLAERALDLSYPQKRSALYAASTIETTRELTETDAWSTAAIAARTVRLTDIFLAVWARPASVGIDDDGLTPILDAHRRRGWPRGWEREFEYVEYRGEHWEVHDVKYLFNRIFKRLWADARESVVAFSAHRGGPIYDAQAWNGQWDALDDAHYLYMGWDSKYMLTAVQGVLDEAGLAPEVFVKYSYVAAAM, from the coding sequence ATGGCCAGTGCCACGAATGTCGATGCGACCGCCGTCAACACGATGGCCTGGCTGTCGGATGCGGCGACGACGATCGTCGTCCCCGTGTACCAGCGGCAGTACCGCTGGGACATCGGCGGGTGCGAGCAGCTGCTGGCCGACATTCGGGCCGTCGCCGACGCCGACGATGCGCACACCCACTTCATCGGCTCCATCCTCTCCACGATGAGCACCGCCGGCGAAGCCGGCGAACTGGTCCTGATCGACGGCCAGCAGCGGATCACCACACTGATGCTCCTGATCGCCGCGCTGCATCACACCGCCAAGGTGGATGACCCGGCGCTGGCGGTACAGCTGGAGCGCGTGCTGGTCCGTGGCGGTGACGCCGACGGCACGAAGTTGCGCCCGCACCGTGCCTGGGCACAGGTGTTCGAGAGCGTCGTCCTGGATCGCCGCGCCCCCGAGGACCAGCTGCGCGACTCCCGGTTCGACGACAACTACGCGTTCTTCCGCAGTCAGGTGCGTCCGGACGAGGTCTCCCGCATCTGGCGCGGGCTGCGCAAGCTCGAGCACGTCGCCATCACCCTCGGCGGCGACGCGAATGCTCAGCAGATCTTCGAGAGCCTCAACTCCACCGGCGAACCGCTGCGCGACCACGAGCTGATCCACAACTACGTGCTGATGGGTCTCTCGCACGCGGAGCAGAGCGAGATCGAGGATTCGTTCTGGGTGCCGATCGAGGAGAACACCGGCGAGTCCATCGGCAGCTTCTGGCGCCACTACCTCGTCATGACCACCGGCCGTGAGGTCGCAGTCGCCGGCGAGCACGGGGTGTACGGCGCCTTCCGCCAGCAGTTCCCCCGACTGGACCTGGACACGCTCCGCTCGCACGCGGCCGAGTGGCGCGCGTACTCCGAGGTGTACCGGGTGCTGCTGGAGCCCTCGCTCGCCGAGGATGCCGCGGTCGGGCGGCAGCTCTCCTACGTCAACACGTTCGGTCGCGGCACGTACCCGCTGGTCATGCGGGCGTACCGCGACTTCGCGAGCGGCGCCGCCGACCGCGACGCGGTGATCTCCACGCTGGAGCACATCCAGTCCCTGCTCCTGCGTCGTACCGTCGTGGGCCTCAGCAACGATCGTCTCGTCGCCCGGCTGTGCCGCGCCCGCTCCGAGAGCGAAGACGCGCTCGTGCACGCGATCGCCCGGATCACGCCGTCCGACGAGCGCGTGCGGGTGGCCCTCAAGTACGGGGACCTCCCCCACGCCGCGTATGTGCTCGGACGAGTGGCGGGCGTCGACAGCCTGAGCGGCCTCGACGTGGAGCACGTCTTCCCGCTGGCACCCGCCGATTCCTGGACCGGAGACGGCACGCGCGAGTGGGCCGACTACTCCGACGACGAGCAGAACAGTCATCGTGCCCTCGCGCAGACGATCGGCAACCTGGCGCTGCTCGAGGAGAACCTCGCCGAGCGGGCGCTGGACCTGTCGTACCCGCAGAAGCGTTCGGCGCTCTATGCGGCGAGCACGATCGAGACCACCCGGGAGCTCACCGAGACCGACGCCTGGAGCACTGCGGCGATCGCGGCCCGCACCGTGCGACTGACCGACATCTTCCTGGCGGTGTGGGCGCGCCCCGCGAGCGTCGGCATCGACGACGATGGCCTCACCCCGATCCTCGACGCGCACCGTCGTCGCGGATGGCCGCGCGGGTGGGAGCGCGAGTTCGAGTACGTCGAGTACCGCGGCGAGCACTGGGAAGTGCACGACGTCAAATACCTGTTCAACCGAATCTTCAAGCGGTTGTGGGCCGACGCCCGCGAGAGCGTCGTGGCCTTCAGCGCCCACCGCGGCGGACCGATCTACGACGCGCAGGCGTGGAACGGACAGTGGGACGCGCTCGACGACGCGCACTACCTCTACATGGGCTGGGACTCGAAGTACATGCTCACCGCCGTGCAGGGCGTGCTCGACGAGGCCGGCCTCGCGCCCGAAGTCTTCGTCAAGTACTCCTACGTCGCGGCGGCGATGTAG
- a CDS encoding DUF3145 domain-containing protein, whose product MATQQARGVIFVHSAPRALCPHLEWAVGRALGRAVNFDWADQPILHGSRRAEFYWEGPAGTGASLATAIRGWEHLRFEVTEDPTPRSDGGRWLHTPGLGIHFAQTDAAGNVVIGEDRIRYAMEVAAGDMFELERELHVALGAAWDDELEPFRHASDDAPVVWLHKVG is encoded by the coding sequence ATGGCGACACAACAGGCGCGTGGAGTGATTTTCGTACACTCCGCGCCACGCGCGTTGTGCCCCCACCTCGAGTGGGCGGTCGGTCGAGCGCTCGGGCGCGCCGTCAACTTCGACTGGGCTGACCAGCCGATCCTGCACGGCAGCCGTCGGGCGGAGTTCTACTGGGAAGGACCGGCGGGCACTGGTGCGTCGCTGGCCACCGCCATCCGCGGGTGGGAGCACCTCCGGTTCGAGGTCACCGAAGACCCGACACCGCGCAGTGACGGCGGACGCTGGCTGCACACGCCGGGACTCGGCATCCATTTCGCGCAGACGGATGCCGCGGGCAATGTCGTGATCGGCGAGGACCGCATCCGCTATGCCATGGAGGTCGCGGCCGGCGACATGTTCGAGCTCGAACGCGAACTCCACGTCGCGCTCGGCGCAGCGTGGGACGACGAGCTCGAGCCGTTCCGTCACGCCAGCGACGACGCTCCGGTCGTATGGCTGCACAAGGTCGGTTGA